The Candidatus Parvarchaeota archaeon genome segment AGCCAAAAAATGGAAAAAGCCCTAAACTCTGAAAAAAAATCAGGAAAGATAGTTTACGCCACTGATAAGAAGGTCCTTGAAATCCTCCAGAGGAACCTAAAAAAAGATAAATCTCTTCTTTCCAAGCTTGCCAGCATGTAAGTTCTTACTGCAGCGGCTCTTTCTTCAATCTAAAAACTCCCCTGTCTAGTACTGTCTTGCCGCATACACAACTTCTTTGGCTGCCTTCCCACAAACTATGCACGATGTACCGGTCTTGGCATCAGGTTTTTCCTTCTTTTCAAAATCGCCGCCAAAAATCGTGCCGCGCACATCTCCGGTTGTTTTTGCCTTCAGTTCGTCGGCGCAATTCTTTCCATCCATCTCCATTGAGCAGAATGCAATGCGTGCAAAGCCGCCTTTCCCAAGTGCGCCTTCAAGCTGCTTCAAATCCTTTGCATCATGAATCTTGCCCTTGAATTGTTCATCGGATTTTTTGAAAATCCTAGCATCAAAATCCAAGAGCAGCTTGCCAACCGTGCCAACAAGCTCTCCAACCTTCACGGTCTTCTTTTCCTTCGGGCTTGCAATATCGCGCATTGCAATCGTTACTGTTTCCTCTTGTGCCTCCCTTGCGCCAACTTCTATGCGAACCGGCACACCCTTTAGCTCCCATTCGTTGTACTTGAAGCCGGGGGAGTTTGCAGAGTCGTCAAGCCTGCATTTTATTCCAGCCCCTTCCAGAATTTTTCTCACTTTTGCGCACGCCTCAAGCACCTGTTTTTCTGTTTCTTTTTTGACAATGGGCACAATCACGCAGGTAAGGGTGGCAAGGCAGGAGGGCAAGACAAGCCCCTTGTCATCTCCATTCACTGAAATCACTGCCGCATAAATCCTTGAAATCGCAGGGCCGTAGCATGTCTGCCATGCAAATTGCTGCTTTCCCGCCTCATCGGTATAGGTTATGTTGAAGGCCTTTGCAAAGTTCTGCCCCAACAGGTGCGTTGAAGGCAATTGCAATACCTTTCCGTCCGGCATCAATGTGTCTGCGGCAAACGTGTCAACCGCACCAGGAAACTTGTCCCACTGCGGCCTTCTGAAAAAAAGGAATGGGACGCAAAACTTTTCATGTATCGCCTTTTGCGCAATCTCCATGTCCTCCCTTACCTGTGCTTTGGCTTCTGCCTCGCTTGCAAATGCATCGTGCGCCTCTATCCAGTGGAATTCTCGGGAGCGTATAAATGGCCTTGTCGCCTTTGTCTCATAGCGCCACACTTGCGAGGAATGGTAAATTTTTATGGGCAAGTCGGCTTTTCCCTGCACCCAAAGCGCGTACATTTGGTACATGGCGGTTTCGGATGTCGGCCTCATTGCAAGCCGCTCCTCAAGCTTGTTGCCGCCTGCCTCGCTTACCCAAAAAACCTGGGGTGTGAATCCTTCAACGTGCTTTGCCTCGACATGGAAGTTACGCTCAGGAATGACTGCCGGAAACCATGCAGGCACGTGGCCGGTTTTCTCAAGCTCTGCCTCGTAAACCCTGTACATTCTCATCATTGACATGACTGACCAGGGCAAAAAGACGACAAACCCCTTGACATTATACCTAATGTCGGCAAGCTTTGCTTCCTTGACAAGCTCGGTGTACCACTCGGAAAAATTCTCTGATTTTTTGGATTTCATAGAATGGGTTTTGGCTCCTAGGTTTTAAATCGGTTTCCCATGGCCCCATTTTCGCAGCGAGGAGGCAAGTTCCTTGTGCGTCTTTGCATACTCCTCAAGGCTAATGCCTTGTTTGTATGCCTCTATTGCCTGCACTGTGGCCTTTGCTCCAGCCTCAATGCCCATTGGGTGGCCCTGCGTCCCGCCGCCTAGCTGCAGCACAATGTCTGTTGTGCCGTAAATATCAAGGACTTCAGGCACAAGCCCCGGGTGAAGCCCTCCAGAGGACACAGGCAGCATGGGTTTTGTCGAGCCCCAGCTTTGCGGCATGCGCAGGCCTTTTATCTCCCCAACGTGCTTTTCCATTATCATTTCCTTCATTGCAACGACTTCGCTCTTGCCTCCTGCAAGCTTCCCTATGACAGTGCCAATGTGAAGCTGGTCAATTCCAATTAACCTTGAGAGCTTTGCAAGGTAGAGCATTGAGATGCCATGGCGCGGGTTTTTCGTAAATGCAGCGTGCATTGCCCGATGCCCGTGAATTGCCATGTCATAGTCGTGGGCAAGCTCCACTGCCGTCTGCATCGCAGTAAAGCCGCTTGTCACAATGTCAAGCATGAAATATCTAAAGCCATGCCCGTGCACGAACTTCACGCGCTTTTCAAGGGTTTTCAAGTCAGGGGCCGTCACATTCAAAAACGCTTCCTTGACATCCCCGGTTTCGCGTTCTGCCATGTCGCGCGCCTTTGCTACCCACTTTACTCTTTCCTCAAAGCGGTTGAATTTCTGGTCAGTCAGGTTCTCGTCGTCTTTGAGGCAGTCAATCCCGCCCCTGTAGACTGCCAAGCCGACTTTCATTGCATGCTCCTGGGACGTGTAGCCAAGCTTTGGCTTTGGAACAACGGCCGTTATGGGGCCTGACATCCTTTTGAAAACCCTCCTTATGACATCTGGACCGTATTTTGGGCCGCGAAATGTCCTTACATAGTCC includes the following:
- a CDS encoding proline--tRNA ligase, translating into MKSKKSENFSEWYTELVKEAKLADIRYNVKGFVVFLPWSVMSMMRMYRVYEAELEKTGHVPAWFPAVIPERNFHVEAKHVEGFTPQVFWVSEAGGNKLEERLAMRPTSETAMYQMYALWVQGKADLPIKIYHSSQVWRYETKATRPFIRSREFHWIEAHDAFASEAEAKAQVREDMEIAQKAIHEKFCVPFLFFRRPQWDKFPGAVDTFAADTLMPDGKVLQLPSTHLLGQNFAKAFNITYTDEAGKQQFAWQTCYGPAISRIYAAVISVNGDDKGLVLPSCLATLTCVIVPIVKKETEKQVLEACAKVRKILEGAGIKCRLDDSANSPGFKYNEWELKGVPVRIEVGAREAQEETVTIAMRDIASPKEKKTVKVGELVGTVGKLLLDFDARIFKKSDEQFKGKIHDAKDLKQLEGALGKGGFARIAFCSMEMDGKNCADELKAKTTGDVRGTIFGGDFEKKEKPDAKTGTSCIVCGKAAKEVVYAARQY
- the rbcL gene encoding type III ribulose-bisphosphate carboxylase; protein product: MEDWYNEFIDAKYKHKANDINVLFSFECMKGITTKDAIGRIASESSSGTWTTLTNTPRLLPKTKAYAYWQSKNLVKIAYPRLIFEDGSVPAMMSGFGGNIFGMKAVENLRLLDATLPQDYVRTFRGPKYGPDVIRRVFKRMSGPITAVVPKPKLGYTSQEHAMKVGLAVYRGGIDCLKDDENLTDQKFNRFEERVKWVAKARDMAERETGDVKEAFLNVTAPDLKTLEKRVKFVHGHGFRYFMLDIVTSGFTAMQTAVELAHDYDMAIHGHRAMHAAFTKNPRHGISMLYLAKLSRLIGIDQLHIGTVIGKLAGGKSEVVAMKEMIMEKHVGEIKGLRMPQSWGSTKPMLPVSSGGLHPGLVPEVLDIYGTTDIVLQLGGGTQGHPMGIEAGAKATVQAIEAYKQGISLEEYAKTHKELASSLRKWGHGKPI